A window of the Streptomyces sp. NBC_00250 genome harbors these coding sequences:
- a CDS encoding NAD-glutamate dehydrogenase, with amino-acid sequence MQTKLDEAKAELLERAARVAEHSPVGGRLPTGPEGAGERPDRDTVLEYLQRYYLHTAPEDLGDRDPVDVFGAALSHYRLAENRPQGTANVRVHTPTVEENGWTSSHSVVEVVTDDMPFLVDSVTNELSRQGRGIHVVIHPQVLVRRDVTGKLIEVLSAQIQGDLPHDALTESWIHVEIDRETDRADLKQITADLLRVLSDVRETVEDWDKMRDAALRIAEGLPAEPTASDLRPTEVEEARELLRWLADDHFTFLGYREYQLVNGDALSAVPGTGLGILRSDPQHAGDDQGHHAHPVSPSFSRLPEDVRAKAREHKLLILTKANSRSTVHRPSYLDYVGVKKFDADGNVIGERRFLGLFSSAAYTESVRRVPVVKRKVQEVLEGAGFSPNSHDGRDLLQILETYPRDELFQTPADQLRSVVTSVLYLQERRRLRLYLRQDEYGRYYSALVYLPRDRYTTRVRLRIIDILKEELDGTSVDFTAWNTESILSRLHFVVRVQPGTELAKLTDADVDRIETRLVEAARSWSDGFAEALNAECGEERAAELLRRYGNAFPEGYKADHSPRAAVADLVHLEALARTGGGKDFALSLYEPVGAGPGERRFKIYKTGDPISLSAVLPVLNRLGVEVTDERPYELRCADRTHAWVYDFGLRMPLATGNGGDYLGDDARERFQEAFSATWTGEAENDNFNSLVLSAGLTWREAMVLRAYAKYLRQAGSTFSQDYMEDTLRNNVHTTRLLVNLFEARMAPERQRAGTELIDALLEELDAALDQVASLDEDRILRSFLTVIKATLRTNFFQLTADGKPHSYVSMKFDPQAIPDLPAPRPAFEIWVYSPRVEGVHLRFGKVARGGLRWSDRREDFRTEILGLVKAQMVKNTVIVPVGAKGGFVAKQLPDPSVDRDAWLAEGIASYKTFISALLDITDNLVAGEVVPPVDVVRHDEDDTYLVVAADKGTATFSDIANGVAESYGFWLGDAFASGGSAGYDHKGMGITARGAWESVKRHFRELGHDTQTEDFTVVGVGDMSGDVFGNGMLLSEHIRLVAAFDHRHIFIDPNPDAAVSYAERRRLFELPRSSWADYDTSLLSAGGGIHPRSAKSIPVNAQVRAALGIEDGITKMTPAELMKAVLHAPVDLLWNGGIGTYVKSSAESNADVGDKANDAIRVDGQDVRAQVVGEGGNLGATQLGRIEFARTGGPEGQGGKVNTDAIDNSAGVDTSDHEVNIKILLNGLVAEGDMTVKQRNKILAEMTDEVGTLVLRNNYAQNTALANAVTQSPSLLHAHQRFMRRLGRDGALDRSLEFLPNDRQIRELLNNGRGLSQPELAVLLAYTKITVADELIGTELPDDPYLRGLLHAYFPTLLREKFTEAVDNHALRREIITTVLVNDTVNTGGSTFLHRLREETGASIEEIVRAQTAARVVFRLGQVWDAVEALDNQVPADVQTRMRLHSRRLVERGTRWLLNNRPQPLQLTETIEFFSERVEQVWAQLPNLLRGADLEWYQSIVEELTEVGVPEELALRVAGFSSAFPILDVVAIADRTGKDPLAVAEVYYDLADRLRITDLMDRIIELPRSDRWQSMARASIREDLFAAHSALTADVLAAGNGAASPEQRFKDWEEKNAAILGRAKSTLEEIQGSDTFDLANLSVAMRTMRTLLRSHS; translated from the coding sequence ATGCAGACCAAGCTGGACGAAGCCAAGGCCGAGCTGCTCGAAAGGGCCGCTCGGGTAGCTGAGCACAGCCCGGTCGGGGGGCGACTTCCGACGGGCCCGGAGGGTGCCGGGGAGCGCCCGGACCGGGACACCGTGCTCGAGTACCTCCAGCGCTACTACCTGCACACGGCGCCGGAGGACCTCGGCGACCGGGACCCGGTCGACGTGTTCGGTGCCGCGCTCTCTCACTACCGGCTCGCGGAGAACCGTCCGCAGGGCACGGCGAACGTGCGTGTGCACACTCCGACGGTCGAGGAGAACGGCTGGACGAGCAGCCACTCCGTCGTCGAGGTCGTCACCGACGACATGCCGTTCCTGGTCGACTCGGTCACCAACGAGCTCTCGCGCCAGGGCCGCGGCATCCACGTCGTGATCCACCCGCAGGTCCTCGTCCGCCGTGACGTCACCGGCAAGCTCATCGAGGTCCTGTCGGCGCAGATCCAGGGCGATCTGCCGCACGACGCGCTCACCGAGTCCTGGATCCACGTCGAGATCGACCGTGAGACCGACCGCGCCGACCTCAAGCAGATCACCGCCGATCTGCTGCGCGTCCTGTCCGACGTCCGCGAGACGGTCGAGGACTGGGACAAGATGCGCGACGCCGCGCTGCGCATCGCCGAGGGCCTCCCGGCCGAGCCCACCGCCTCCGACCTGCGCCCGACCGAGGTGGAGGAGGCCCGCGAGCTGCTGCGCTGGCTCGCCGACGACCACTTCACCTTCCTCGGCTACCGCGAGTACCAGCTGGTCAACGGCGACGCCCTGTCCGCCGTGCCCGGCACCGGCCTCGGCATCCTGCGCTCCGACCCGCAGCACGCGGGCGACGACCAGGGCCACCACGCCCACCCCGTCTCGCCGTCCTTCAGCCGGCTGCCCGAGGACGTCCGCGCCAAGGCGCGCGAGCACAAGCTGCTGATCCTGACGAAGGCCAACAGCCGCTCGACCGTGCACCGCCCCTCGTACCTCGACTACGTCGGTGTGAAGAAGTTCGACGCCGACGGCAACGTCATCGGCGAGCGCCGCTTCCTCGGCCTGTTCTCCTCGGCCGCCTACACCGAGTCCGTGCGCCGCGTTCCCGTCGTCAAGCGCAAGGTCCAGGAGGTCCTGGAGGGCGCGGGCTTCTCGCCCAACAGCCACGACGGCCGCGACCTGCTCCAGATCCTGGAGACGTACCCGCGCGACGAGCTGTTCCAGACCCCGGCCGACCAGCTCAGGTCCGTCGTCACCAGCGTCCTGTACCTGCAGGAGCGGCGCCGGCTGCGGCTCTACCTGCGCCAGGACGAGTACGGCCGCTACTACTCGGCCCTCGTCTACCTGCCGCGCGACCGCTACACGACCCGCGTCCGGCTGCGGATCATCGACATCCTGAAGGAGGAGCTCGACGGCACCAGCGTCGACTTCACCGCCTGGAACACCGAGTCGATCCTGTCCCGGCTGCACTTCGTCGTCCGCGTCCAGCCCGGCACCGAGCTGGCGAAGCTCACCGACGCCGATGTCGACCGCATCGAGACCCGGCTCGTCGAGGCCGCCCGCTCCTGGTCCGACGGCTTCGCCGAGGCGCTGAACGCCGAGTGCGGCGAGGAGCGTGCCGCCGAGCTGCTGCGCCGTTACGGCAACGCCTTCCCCGAGGGCTACAAGGCCGACCACTCGCCGCGCGCGGCCGTCGCCGACCTGGTCCACCTGGAGGCCCTCGCCCGTACCGGCGGCGGCAAGGACTTCGCGCTCTCGCTCTACGAGCCGGTCGGCGCGGGTCCCGGCGAGCGCCGCTTCAAGATCTACAAGACGGGTGACCCGATCTCCCTCTCCGCCGTGCTCCCGGTGCTCAACCGGCTCGGCGTCGAGGTGACCGACGAGCGGCCGTACGAGCTGCGCTGCGCCGACCGTACGCACGCCTGGGTCTACGACTTCGGTCTGCGGATGCCCCTCGCGACCGGCAACGGCGGCGACTACCTCGGCGACGACGCCCGCGAGCGCTTCCAGGAGGCCTTCTCCGCCACCTGGACCGGCGAGGCCGAGAACGACAACTTCAACTCGCTCGTCCTCTCCGCCGGGCTCACCTGGCGCGAGGCGATGGTGCTGCGCGCCTACGCGAAGTACCTGCGCCAGGCCGGTTCGACGTTCAGCCAGGACTACATGGAGGACACCCTCCGCAACAACGTCCACACCACCCGGCTGCTCGTCAACCTCTTCGAGGCCCGGATGGCCCCGGAGCGCCAGCGTGCCGGCACCGAGCTGATCGACGCGCTCCTGGAGGAGCTGGACGCCGCCCTCGACCAGGTCGCGAGCCTGGACGAGGACCGCATCCTGCGGTCCTTCCTGACCGTCATCAAGGCCACGCTGCGGACGAACTTCTTCCAGCTGACGGCGGACGGGAAGCCGCACTCGTACGTGTCGATGAAGTTCGACCCGCAGGCCATCCCGGACCTTCCGGCGCCCCGCCCGGCCTTCGAGATCTGGGTGTACTCCCCGCGCGTCGAGGGCGTCCACCTGCGCTTCGGCAAGGTCGCCCGTGGCGGTCTGCGCTGGTCCGACCGCCGTGAGGACTTCCGTACGGAGATCCTCGGCCTGGTCAAGGCGCAGATGGTGAAGAACACCGTCATCGTGCCGGTCGGCGCCAAGGGCGGCTTCGTCGCCAAGCAGCTCCCGGACCCGTCCGTGGACCGTGACGCCTGGCTGGCCGAGGGCATCGCCTCGTACAAGACCTTCATCTCGGCGCTGCTCGACATCACCGACAACCTGGTCGCGGGCGAGGTCGTGCCGCCGGTCGACGTGGTCCGCCACGACGAGGACGACACCTACCTGGTGGTCGCCGCCGACAAGGGCACCGCGACCTTCTCCGACATCGCCAACGGCGTCGCGGAGTCGTACGGCTTCTGGCTCGGCGACGCCTTCGCCTCCGGCGGCTCCGCCGGATACGACCACAAGGGCATGGGCATCACCGCCCGCGGTGCCTGGGAGTCCGTCAAGCGGCACTTCCGCGAGCTGGGCCACGACACCCAGACCGAGGACTTCACGGTCGTCGGCGTCGGCGACATGTCCGGCGACGTCTTCGGCAACGGCATGCTGCTGAGCGAGCACATCCGCCTGGTCGCCGCCTTCGACCACCGGCACATCTTCATCGACCCGAACCCGGACGCGGCCGTCTCGTACGCCGAGCGCCGCCGGCTCTTCGAGCTGCCCCGCTCGTCCTGGGCCGACTACGACACCTCGCTGCTCTCCGCGGGCGGCGGCATCCACCCCCGCAGCGCCAAGTCCATCCCGGTCAACGCGCAGGTCAGGGCCGCCCTCGGCATCGAGGACGGCATCACCAAGATGACCCCGGCCGAGCTGATGAAGGCCGTGCTCCACGCGCCCGTCGACCTGCTGTGGAACGGCGGCATCGGTACGTACGTCAAGTCCTCGGCCGAGTCCAACGCCGACGTCGGCGACAAGGCCAACGACGCCATCCGCGTCGACGGCCAGGACGTGCGCGCCCAGGTCGTCGGCGAGGGCGGCAACCTCGGCGCGACCCAGCTGGGCCGCATCGAGTTCGCCCGCACCGGCGGCCCCGAGGGCCAGGGCGGCAAGGTCAACACCGACGCCATCGACAACAGCGCCGGCGTCGACACCTCCGACCACGAGGTCAACATCAAGATCCTGCTCAACGGGCTCGTCGCCGAGGGCGACATGACCGTCAAGCAGCGCAACAAGATCCTCGCGGAGATGACCGACGAGGTCGGCACGCTCGTCCTGCGCAACAACTACGCGCAGAACACGGCCCTGGCCAACGCCGTCACCCAGTCGCCGTCCCTGCTCCACGCCCACCAGCGCTTCATGCGTCGCCTGGGCCGCGACGGGGCCCTCGACCGGTCCCTGGAGTTCCTGCCCAACGACCGGCAGATCCGCGAGCTGCTCAACAACGGCCGCGGTCTGAGCCAGCCGGAGCTCGCCGTCCTCCTCGCGTACACCAAGATCACGGTGGCCGACGAGCTCATCGGTACGGAGCTGCCGGACGACCCGTACCTGCGCGGGCTGCTCCACGCGTACTTCCCGACGCTGCTGCGCGAGAAGTTCACCGAGGCCGTCGACAACCACGCGCTGCGCCGCGAGATCATCACCACCGTCCTGGTCAACGACACCGTCAACACCGGTGGCTCGACCTTCCTGCACCGCCTCCGCGAGGAGACCGGCGCGTCGATCGAGGAGATCGTCCGGGCGCAGACCGCCGCCCGTGTCGTCTTCCGCCTCGGCCAGGTCTGGGACGCCGTCGAGGCCCTCGACAACCAGGTGCCCGCCGACGTCCAGACCCGGATGCGGCTGCACTCCCGCCGGCTCGTCGAGCGCGGCACGCGCTGGCTGCTCAACAACCGGCCGCAGCCGCTCCAGCTCACCGAGACCATCGAGTTCTTCTCCGAGCGGGTCGAGCAGGTCTGGGCGCAGCTGCCGAACCTGCTGCGCGGCGCGGACCTGGAGTGGTACCAGTCGATCGTGGAGGAGCTGACCGAGGTCGGCGTGCCGGAGGAGCTCGCGCTGCGGGTCGCCGGCTTCTCCTCCGCCTTCCCGATCCTCGACGTCGTCGCGATCGCGGACCGGACGGGCAAGGACCCCCTCGCCGTGGCCGAGGTCTACTACGACCTGGCCGACCGGCTGCGGATCACCGACCTGATGGACCGGATCATCGAGCTGCCGCGCAGTGACCGGTGGCAGTCGATGGCCCGCGCGTCGATCCGCGAGGACCTTTTCGCGGCGCACTCGGCGCTGACCGCGGACGTCCTGGCGGCCGGAAACGGCGCGGCGAGCCCGGAGCAGCGGTTCAAGGACTGGGAGG